AGAGCCCGGCCTCCACATCACTCCCCCTTACCCCTTTTCTCAAATAACTCGTGTCGAAACTTCTCGTCTCAGACAAATCAACTTCACCATGGGAAAAGACATACGTACTGAACAAGAAAAAGAAAAACGCCCTTTCCTAGATACTAAATCTTGGATCAATACCGATTATCAATCCAGCCTATTTTTAACTGGGACTGGTACTGGATCGCGCAACGCCGAAATCACCGTCTTTAATGCTCAAATCAATTACCAAGTCAAGTCCGACGAAATCGCACTTTGGGCAGCTCACGAGAATCCCGAACAACAACTTGTTGCCTTAGCTAGAAATACACTAACTTTTGAATTAATGCGCTCCAACTTTACAAATCTCTACCAAATCCCTCGCAGCGAACTAGAAAACATATTATTAAAATCACTGACTCAAGCTCTAGAAAAATATCAGCTTAATATCGGCGTAAAGCTTGAAAGTATCGATATCTTAAACTTCCAGCCACACCCTGCAATTGCTGAAGCCTGGAATGAGAAACTAGCTGCAGTAGAATTCTCAAAATTAACTCTAGACAAAGCCGGAACCTACGCTAAAACAACTGAATTTGATGCCCTTAGTGCTCGTAGTACCATAGAGAACGAATCGAGTGCTGATTATTACATGAATAGTGAACTGACTAAAGCTGATCGCGATATTTTTGAAACCCGATTAAAAGCCTTTAAAGAATACAAAGAACTCTACACTCAATTTGCTCTGATTGAAATCCTAAGCAAACACTTAAGCAGCGTTCGCAAAGTGGTCTTTACCACCGAGCAAGAAAAAATAGCTGAACTCGATTTAAAAAGACCACAACCCAATATCCTCGATATTACGGAGTAAAAAATATGGAAAACAAAAGCTCAAAAACACCTCTTATCTTATGTATCATAATCTGCCTTATCATGCTAACGGCCATGTGTTCCTACACTGTAGGACAAAGCCAAGCTGTGGTCCTCACCTCATTGGGCAAACAAAGTGTTGAATTAAGACCTGGACTTCATTTCAAACTTCCTTGGCCAATTTCCAAAGCAGAAAAAATCAATACTAAGAGACAAATCTTCAATGGTTCGGCACGAGATATCCCTACAAGTGACAACATACTGCTATCCTCACAAATATCGGCGAGTTGGAGAATCACTGACCCCTTAAAATTCCGCAACTCTCTTGGCACACTTACCGATGCTCAAAGCAACCTCAAATCGATTATCGAAACATCACAAGAAACTATTTTGAGGTCAAAAAGCAGAGATCAACTCTTTTCAACGGAAGGCATGACCACGACTGAAAAGGATTTACTTGAAGACTTAAATGATAGAATTCAAAATAGCTATGGAATAAGCTTTGATTTTGTTGGAATCACAAGTTTCAGTGTCCCCGCGGCCAATTCCGAAACCATTCTTTCACGCATGAAAGAAGAGCGCATCAAAGAAGCGTCCATCATTCGCTCTGAAGCCGAATCAACAGCCCAAATCATGCGTAACGAAGCAGACTCCAAGAAAGCCAAAATCCTCGCCGAAGCCGAAGCCGAAGCTCGTCGCAAACGTGGCACTAGTTTAGTAACTATTATTGAGCAGTACGAAAACCATCTTGAATATAGCGACTTTATTCTTTTCCTCAAAAAGCTCGATGCCCTTGGGGAAGTCTCCCGCTACGACACCACCCTCTTCCTCGACCCTAAAACACCTATTTACGATGTTTTACAGCCTCAAAACAATACTAGCGACAAGAAATAATGTCAGAAGATAAACCAAAAAAAGGCGGCCTCAATTCTTTGCAGGATGCTTTGCGAACAACTTTTGTTTTCATTCGTATTGTCATGTTCCTCTTAGTCATTGCTTTTGTTTTTAGTGGAGTTAGAACTATTGAAAAAAATGAAAAAGCCGTTGTCCTACAATTTGGCAAATTAAAATCAACTTTTGATAGTAACTCTCGCTTTGTTTTTGCCTGGCCCTATCCATTCGACTCGGTCATAAGCATCAAGACCTCAAGCTCAAGAAGCTTAAAGTCCCTTCGCTTTACTCCGAAGGAAAATCCTGGTGACAAAATCATCAAAACGGTCGCCAACACCTCACTTATTCCTGGCGAAGATGGTTACCTCATTACCGCAGACCTCAACCTACTACATTGTGAATCAACCCTTCGCTATACAATTGCTGATCTTCCCAAATACCTTTTTGATAGTCAAGATTTTGAAAAACTCTTACTGCAATTGGTCGACAGTTCCCTTCTTCAATCAGTTGCGGAACGCAATATTGACAAGGCAAGGAATCAAAAAGAAATTACTCAAGCTACTCTTTCCCGACTCAACAAACGTATAACTGACCTGCAACTGGGCATCGAAGTCCTATCAATAGAGTTAAAGATTTCATTTCCTGCACAAATCAGAGAAGAGACTATTGCCGTGAGTCAAGCGTCAAATGAAGCCGCTAGGCTCCAAAGTGAAGCGGAACTCTACGCCAGAAAAACACTCAATGAAGCTGAAAGTTCTGCTGCAAAAGTCCTTACCCAAGCGGATATAGATACGACCGATTTACGTGCACGCTCAGAAGCTTTGATGAAAACCTTTCTTTCACTCAAAGGCCTTTATGATAAAGCTCCCAACATGACACAAGAACTTTTACTCAGAGAAAAAATGGCCTCCATCCTTCCTGACTTAGAAGCTGTCTATCTTACTAACCCCGATAACACTCAACTCAGACTCGCAATGCCTCGTCGTCCACTTCAGAAAAAAGGGGAGATCAAGAAATAATGGCTACTTCAGAAAAAAACTCTTATCGCTATCTTCTATGGGCAGGAGCTGGACTACTCTTCATCATCAATGCTCAAGTTTTCCGATACCTCATGAATGATCAATTATTTCTTTGCTCACTTAGTGGACTCATCGCCACTATCATCATGCTCATCCCCCTTGTGAGTACCGTGATCAAAGACTTCAAAGCTGGCGAACGAAAAATGCATGAACTCGCCATTATTGCGGTTCTCGCAAGTTGTGTTGGATCTCAGGATTTTACCACTCCGGCAGCCATTGCCTTCTTCCTCTTAATTTCCTTAGTAATCGAAAACAAAACTGCCTCAGGTGTCAAAACATCTCTAGAAAAACTCGCTCGCCTCGTACCAGGCAAAGCTATTCTTCTTGATACTGAAGGGAAAATCACTGAAGTCGACCCTTCTGATTTGAAAAAAGACGATATTGTCCGTGTCCCGCCAGGTGAAAACATCCTTGCAGATGGTGAAATTATTAAAGGTAAGAGCTCGATCAACGAGGCAAATATTTCGGGTGAATCACTGCCTATTGATAAACAGGAAGGTGATTCAGTATTTGCCGGTACGGTCAATATCAATGGTCTTCTCGAAGTACGCGTCAGCCGAGCGGGTAAAGACACCACTATCGGAAAAGTTCGCGAACTCATTTTAAATGCCGAAAAAACTAAACTCCCCTTCGTTCGTATGATCGATGACTACGTACGTTATTATGTACCCATTGTGCTGACGGCTACTGCCCTGATCCTTTATTTTAATCCTACAGCGAGCGATACGCTAATGAGAGTCACGGCTGCTTTAGTTATTGCCTGTCCAGTGGCACTTATTCTGGCCACTCCCACTGCGATTGTCGCTTCTTTATCCGCAGCTGCAAGATCAGGAATTCTGATTAAAGACGTCAATCATATTGAATCCATGGCACGTGCCGATGCCTTTATGTTTGATAAAACGGGTACTTTAACTTCTGGCACGCTCTCTGTTGAGCTCGTTTCACCACTGCAAGAAGATAATGAAATAACCTTGATTAAAGCGGCTGCCATTGCAGAATCATCCAGCTCGCACCCCGTTGCCCGTGCCGTACGTACTTTTGCCGAAGATGCGGGCTTTGAAGATGTTCAGCCCGATGACCTTCACGAAGAACCTGGACGCGGTGTTCGTGCTCAATGGGACAATCACACGATCTTAGCAGGTAATTTGAAGTGGATGGAAGATAATGGTATTAACACTGAATATTTCGAAAGTGCCATGAACGAGATCGCCCTCAGTATGAGTTTACTCTACATCGCTATTGATGGTATACCTGTGGGCTGGCTAGGTTTATCTGACTCGATCCGTCCTGATTCCGCCGACACCCTCAATGACTTAAAAGATTGCGGCATTCGCTACTTAGGTATTGTATCGGGCGACCGCCAATCTGTAGTTGATGCCGTCGGCGCAAAACTCACCCTCAATGGTCGCAATGGTGCATGCTCTCCCGAAGATAAAGTTAAACATTTACGCGCGCTAAAAGATAAAGGTTATCATGTTGTCTTCGTCGGTGACGGTGTAAACGATGGCCCCGCCCTTGCCACGGCTGACATTGGTATTGCTATGGGTGCAGCAGGTAGTGATATTGCCGTTGAATCAGCTTCAATTGCTCTCATGCACAACAACCTCAATCGCTTACCTTTCCTAACGCAACTTTCTCGCGCCATGCGCTCAGTCGTTTTACAAAATCTCATCCTTGGTATTTTCATTATCTTAGGTGGCATGATCCTCGCTGCCATGGGTATGCTTCAACCCGTCATTGCCGCCGCATTCCAGGTCATTGGCTCGCTCGCCGTCGTAATGAATTCTGCTCGCCTCGTTCGCCAAGGAGAAAACTTATCTGGAGAAAGCCATGAGTCATGATAAATTTCTAATCAAAGGTGCAGGCCTACAAAAAACTTTCAAAGATTTTTGGGGTCGCCCCAAAGTTAAAGCCATTCAAAATATTGATATTACCGTGCCTAAGGGCAGTATCTTTGGCCTTCTAGGCCCCAATGGTGCCGGTAAATCAACCCTGCTCAAAATCATTCTCGGCCACCTCTACCCCACCGCTGGCCGTATTCAGGTATTAGGCAAGGATCCGCGCGATGTCAGCATTAAACAAAAAATGGGTTACTTACCTGAGCGCTCCTACCTCTATAAAAATCTAACGGCTACTGAGACCCTACATTACTTTGGTGAAATCTTAGGCTTAGATAAAAAACAAATCAAATCCCGTACGGAACAACTTCTCGAGATGGTTGGTCTCAAGAATGCAATTCATCGTCAAGTAGGACAATTTTCTCACGGCATGACGCGCCGCATGGGCTTAGCTCAAGCTTTACTCAATGACCCCGAATTACTGATTCTCGACGAACCTACTGCCGGCCTTGACCCCCTTGGTTGCCGCGAAGTTAAAGACCTCATCATTACTCTCGGTCAACGTGGCAAAACCGTTCTTTTAACCAGCCACTTACTTGCTGATGTGGAAGATGTTGCTGACGACCTCCTCGTCATCTATGGTGGCACCGTACAATCAGGCGGCAAAGCGAACCAGCTTCTTCAAGACCAAGATAAAACTCGTCTCGAATTCCCTAACGTTAGTCAAGCCACCATGCAAAAGGCCCTGGCTTCATTAAAGTTAGAGCTCCCAAGTTCAAGCATTAATATCACTTCTCCAAATCAAAGCTTAGAAGATTACTTTATCAACATTGTCCAAAAATCTACTGCCAAAGGCTCCTCTAATTCGGGTGCCGCAGCTGGCTCTGGTGTCGCTGATTATCTCAAGGATGAAAAGAATTTGGAGGATACAAGAGTCAGGGAACAGGAGTCAGGTAATAAAAAAGAAATTGAACCACAGATTTCACAGATCAACACAGATGAAAAGACAATTTTAAATGATGTTAATCAAGAACAAAATCTAATAAAAGATTCCGAACCACAGAAAACACATAAGAGCACGGAAAACCATTCAGAATTAAACATTCAAAATTCAAAATTAGAATCCCCTGGGAACGCCGAATTTCAGTCGGCTTCTACTTCAGATATAAATAAAAAAGAAGTTGAACCACGAAACACACAGAAAAACACAGATGAAAAGACAATTTTAAATGAAAAACAAAAAGAAACAGGTCAGCAATCAGTAGACAAAAGCTCTGGGAACGCGGACGGCTCGTACGCAAGCAATTCAAAATTAGAATCCCCTGGGAACGCCGAATTTCAGTCGGCTTCTACTTCAGATATAAAGAAAAAAGACCCTGAACCACGAAACACACAGAAAAACACAGATGAAAAGACAATTTTAAATGAGAAACAAAAAGAAACAGGTCAGCAATCAGTAGACAAAAGCTCTGGGAACGCGGACGGCTCGTCCGCAACAAATTCAAAATTAGAATCCCCTGGGAACGCCGAATTTCAGTCGGCTTCTACTTCAGATATAAATAAAAAAGACCCTGAACCACGGAACACACTGAAAAGCACAGAAGTAAGAACCAGGAACCAGGAAGCTGGATCAGAGCAAGACCTAAGCGAAGCGCAACCTAAGCCAAGCGCAGCCCAAGCGAAGCGCAGCCCAAGCAAAGCGCCAGCCGAACCACAAGCGGCTCTACCCCCCGTCCCAAAATTAGGCCTCAGTGAAAATGAAGCCAAGTCGATTAAAGTGGGCAAAATCAATAAAGTTATTCATCGTTCATGAACAAGACTCTTACAGTTGCACGACTCTCATTCAAACTTTTATTAAGACAAGGAAGTTTAAAGGGTTTACCTCTGATTATCATTGCCTTGTGTGCCTTCACTTTTTTTAGTGCCACTGATGATAGCGGAATTTTATTTGATGAACTCAAACTAAAAACTTTGTACTCATTTTCTATTTCCTATACTTTTTTAAGTGTGGCGGTCATTGCACTCACCTGCTTCACCATCAGACGCCAAATTGATTCGAGAAATATTTATCAACTTTGCTCCTTACCCCTTTCACGATTTAATATTTGGCTTGGGCAAGCTTTAGCACTTTTTACGGCGAGTTTATTACTACTCGTCTGCTTATACGCCACTCTTCTTAGTTCTATTTACATCTTCCAAAAGTCATTTTCTCTCGAAGAACGTAATTCACTGTATAACACAATCTCCTCCCCTGAAAAACAAGTAAAGCCCATTCTCCTAAGCGACTATGATTTAATAATCAAAACTGTTCAGGAAAAAGGCGGCAAACTCCAAGCTGGCATGCCTCCCGAGATCTGGGATGCCATTCATCTTGAAGTCATTAGAGAAGCACAAACTTTGGAGAGCCAAGAATCAAAAACTTATGAATTCGATCTCGGCCAACGCCCAAGCACAGAATTCTTCACTTTTCATTTTCGACCCTTTTTTCTAGGCGAAAATGCAGATTTCAAATTTGATATCCTACCCGATTTAAATGCCCCCCCAAATTATTCAATGATGGATAAAACTACTCAAGCCAGAAAAACTTTTCTACAAATGCCGAGTTCTGCGATTCCCAGTGATGGTCGTATTTTTATCAAAATTACCAATTTGCATAGTGGCTCTGTGAGTATTCAACGCAATAGCGGGATTTATTGCTCCTTCACGTCTTCAACTGTAAATGTGAACTTAATCAAAGCCTTTTTTTCCCACTCACTTCATTTAGCTATATTTGTTATTTTGGGCATGACTTGCGCTACGGCTTTGACCTTTGCGACTGCTAGCTTTGCAAGTTTCTCTCTTTTCCTGCTCTCACTTTCTTATGGTTTTTTTCAGGGCATTGCCAAAGACATGCTCTTCATGTACGAACCTCCCTTCAGTAAAATTTTTGCGTCAAAAACTATTGAAAGTTTATTGTGGATTGTTAAAGGACTGCAAGCACCTCCCGTAATTGAAAATTTCTCTCAATCAAGACTAATTGAGTCTAACCAAGTTTTTGGTCTTTGGCTACCCTCAGCCTTGGTCTATGGGCTTATCATCAGCGCTTTAGGCGTCTATCTTTTCAATAAAAAAGAACTTTCTTTACTCGAGGTCTAGATGAAGATTATATTTTCCATCATTTTGATTTTAGGATTATTTTTTAATCAAGAAGGAATCCAAAAACAACAAGACGATTCTCAAATGATTGTCCTCAATGAAGATCTTCCCCCCTCAATTGCGGTCACTAGTATTGCTCTAGGCCCCTTAAAAGGCATGGTTTCCGCAGGGCTCATGTGGCGAGCTATTGATAAAGAAGATAAAAAAGAATATATGGAATCCTACCAACTTTCAAAAATGATCACCGCTTTACAACCCCGTTATTCCTCTGCTTGGGTACAACAGGCTTTCACACTCTCATTTAATATAGCCGCCTATCACAAACGCCCCGAGGAGCGTTGGCAATGGATCATGAGGGGCATTGAAATACTTAGAGATGAAGGCTTAACTTACAATCCCAATGATGCGGACATCCGCCATGAGATCATGCGCACCATTAAAGATAAAATCCAAGGAACGGATAAAGATTCTTTATTCATGAAAAATGAATGGACGAAAGTCATGCTCGAGTACTTTGATGATGGCAGTCCCGAAGAACTTGAACGTTTGCGCAAAGCCGCAAAAACTTTAGAAGAACTTAAAACTAGACCCTATATAAATGAACTTGCTGAAGTCGCACTTTCTAACGGCATAGATCTCTATGACTTCAAAAGCAGTCCACCCCAACTTGACCCTAATTATGTGGGCTATTTATTTGGAGGGCGCTTCCCCAATGACAAGCAATTCCCCCTTGTAAAAACAGCAGTCATCAATCTTTATTTTTTTCATCGACGTCAAAAAATTGAAAGAGATTTAAAGTTTTCAATTGAGCGCATGATCGAAATCAATCAAGAACTAGGTCCCTTTGACTGGCGTTCACATATTGCTACCGCCCTCTATTGGGGTTATGAGGAGAACTTTGAAGATTATGATACAAAAGCAAAATTAGATTACACGCCCATGACTGTCGCTTTAATGCTGGACAACTTTTATGAGGGCAAACTTTACTACAACAAAGAATATGACGTCTTCACTCGCAGCCCCAATATTGCTGCACTGGCTAGAATACACCGCTATTATGATGCCTTACTTGAATTTGAGCA
The genomic region above belongs to Lentisphaera araneosa HTCC2155 and contains:
- the hflK gene encoding protease modulator HflK — its product is MSEDKPKKGGLNSLQDALRTTFVFIRIVMFLLVIAFVFSGVRTIEKNEKAVVLQFGKLKSTFDSNSRFVFAWPYPFDSVISIKTSSSRSLKSLRFTPKENPGDKIIKTVANTSLIPGEDGYLITADLNLLHCESTLRYTIADLPKYLFDSQDFEKLLLQLVDSSLLQSVAERNIDKARNQKEITQATLSRLNKRITDLQLGIEVLSIELKISFPAQIREETIAVSQASNEAARLQSEAELYARKTLNEAESSAAKVLTQADIDTTDLRARSEALMKTFLSLKGLYDKAPNMTQELLLREKMASILPDLEAVYLTNPDNTQLRLAMPRRPLQKKGEIKK
- a CDS encoding ABC transporter permease yields the protein MNKTLTVARLSFKLLLRQGSLKGLPLIIIALCAFTFFSATDDSGILFDELKLKTLYSFSISYTFLSVAVIALTCFTIRRQIDSRNIYQLCSLPLSRFNIWLGQALALFTASLLLLVCLYATLLSSIYIFQKSFSLEERNSLYNTISSPEKQVKPILLSDYDLIIKTVQEKGGKLQAGMPPEIWDAIHLEVIREAQTLESQESKTYEFDLGQRPSTEFFTFHFRPFFLGENADFKFDILPDLNAPPNYSMMDKTTQARKTFLQMPSSAIPSDGRIFIKITNLHSGSVSIQRNSGIYCSFTSSTVNVNLIKAFFSHSLHLAIFVILGMTCATALTFATASFASFSLFLLSLSYGFFQGIAKDMLFMYEPPFSKIFASKTIESLLWIVKGLQAPPVIENFSQSRLIESNQVFGLWLPSALVYGLIISALGVYLFNKKELSLLEV
- a CDS encoding ATP-binding cassette domain-containing protein gives rise to the protein MSHDKFLIKGAGLQKTFKDFWGRPKVKAIQNIDITVPKGSIFGLLGPNGAGKSTLLKIILGHLYPTAGRIQVLGKDPRDVSIKQKMGYLPERSYLYKNLTATETLHYFGEILGLDKKQIKSRTEQLLEMVGLKNAIHRQVGQFSHGMTRRMGLAQALLNDPELLILDEPTAGLDPLGCREVKDLIITLGQRGKTVLLTSHLLADVEDVADDLLVIYGGTVQSGGKANQLLQDQDKTRLEFPNVSQATMQKALASLKLELPSSSINITSPNQSLEDYFINIVQKSTAKGSSNSGAAAGSGVADYLKDEKNLEDTRVREQESGNKKEIEPQISQINTDEKTILNDVNQEQNLIKDSEPQKTHKSTENHSELNIQNSKLESPGNAEFQSASTSDINKKEVEPRNTQKNTDEKTILNEKQKETGQQSVDKSSGNADGSYASNSKLESPGNAEFQSASTSDIKKKDPEPRNTQKNTDEKTILNEKQKETGQQSVDKSSGNADGSSATNSKLESPGNAEFQSASTSDINKKDPEPRNTLKSTEVRTRNQEAGSEQDLSEAQPKPSAAQAKRSPSKAPAEPQAALPPVPKLGLSENEAKSIKVGKINKVIHRS
- the hflC gene encoding protease modulator HflC is translated as MENKSSKTPLILCIIICLIMLTAMCSYTVGQSQAVVLTSLGKQSVELRPGLHFKLPWPISKAEKINTKRQIFNGSARDIPTSDNILLSSQISASWRITDPLKFRNSLGTLTDAQSNLKSIIETSQETILRSKSRDQLFSTEGMTTTEKDLLEDLNDRIQNSYGISFDFVGITSFSVPAANSETILSRMKEERIKEASIIRSEAESTAQIMRNEADSKKAKILAEAEAEARRKRGTSLVTIIEQYENHLEYSDFILFLKKLDALGEVSRYDTTLFLDPKTPIYDVLQPQNNTSDKK
- a CDS encoding heavy metal translocating P-type ATPase, with amino-acid sequence MATSEKNSYRYLLWAGAGLLFIINAQVFRYLMNDQLFLCSLSGLIATIIMLIPLVSTVIKDFKAGERKMHELAIIAVLASCVGSQDFTTPAAIAFFLLISLVIENKTASGVKTSLEKLARLVPGKAILLDTEGKITEVDPSDLKKDDIVRVPPGENILADGEIIKGKSSINEANISGESLPIDKQEGDSVFAGTVNINGLLEVRVSRAGKDTTIGKVRELILNAEKTKLPFVRMIDDYVRYYVPIVLTATALILYFNPTASDTLMRVTAALVIACPVALILATPTAIVASLSAAARSGILIKDVNHIESMARADAFMFDKTGTLTSGTLSVELVSPLQEDNEITLIKAAAIAESSSSHPVARAVRTFAEDAGFEDVQPDDLHEEPGRGVRAQWDNHTILAGNLKWMEDNGINTEYFESAMNEIALSMSLLYIAIDGIPVGWLGLSDSIRPDSADTLNDLKDCGIRYLGIVSGDRQSVVDAVGAKLTLNGRNGACSPEDKVKHLRALKDKGYHVVFVGDGVNDGPALATADIGIAMGAAGSDIAVESASIALMHNNLNRLPFLTQLSRAMRSVVLQNLILGIFIILGGMILAAMGMLQPVIAAAFQVIGSLAVVMNSARLVRQGENLSGESHES